A DNA window from Choristoneura fumiferana chromosome 2, NRCan_CFum_1, whole genome shotgun sequence contains the following coding sequences:
- the LOC141441618 gene encoding uncharacterized protein — protein sequence MEGAATECKGLTITTRGLGLAACDLCYVAASAGVAAPVYAMYRVFLGVAEAKLNACLPYLEGPMRALQHEYKVTPDMLDAPLSVPILPALIKHIIDAIDVVTVGGTTYCPFVAAQERDAAGGLYPRPENLLLSSLRETVVTLSSPETSDEYRYKFKKECPIPGAVWDEDDLLKNADEIIPEGYDWRKDLEGDMWPVHMFLISMQQKYPSMAAGPLSPTGARVSLAALISNRMVMGDLHAPPRRAGEPLPEYCGRCHPRGTYGGIYHKVADAEMPEVEAVLGQVALLGEVPLWELVEPLQQPYEVRRGAYIRSKDFIGSYSIALMRVNQAMLCPPARGGGGGQEGMKEPEPELVKRAI from the coding sequence ATGGAGGGAGCCGCTACGGAGTGCAAGGGCCTGACGATAACCACGCGCGGGCTCGGGCTGGCCGCGTGCGACCTGTGTTACGTGGCCGCGAGCGCCGGCGTCGCCGCCCCCGTCTACGCCATGTATCGCGTCTTCCTCGGAGTGGCCGAGGCCAAGCTGAATGCATGCTTGCCGTACTTGGAAGGGCCTATGCGCGCCTTGCAACATGAGTACAAAGTGACGCCGGACATGCTCGACGCACCGCTGAGCGTCCCCATCCTGCCGGCGCTGATCAAGCACATCATCGACGCTATCGACGTCGTAACCGTCGGCGGGACGACGTACTGCCCTTTCGTCGCGGCGCAGGAGCGGGACGCCGCGGGCGGGCTGTACCCGCGCCCCGAGAATCTCTTGCTCAGCAGCTTGCGCGAGACGGTGGTGACCCTGTCCTCTCCGGAGACGTCGGACGAGTACCGATATAAGTTCAAAAAGGAGTGTCCGATACCGGGCGCCGTCTGGGACGAGGACGATCTCCTGAAGAACGCGGACGAGATTATTCCCGAAGGGTACGACTGGAGGAAGGATTTAGAGGGTGACATGTGGCCGGTGCACATGTTTCTGATTTCGATGCAGCAAAAGTATCCGTCGATGGCGGCCGGGCCCCTGTCGCCCACAGGCGCGCGCGTGAGCCTGGCGGCGCTCATCTCGAACCGGATGGTAATGGGAGACTTGCACGctccgccgcgccgcgccggggAGCCGCTGCCGGAGTACTGCGGGAGGTGCCACCCGCGGGGCACCTACGGGGGGATCTACCACAAGGTCGCAGACGCAGAGATGCCGGAAGTGGAAGCCGTGTTGGGACAGGTGGCGCTGCTGGGGGAGGTGCCCCTGTGGGAGTTGGTCGAGCCGCTGCAGCAGCCTTACgaggtgcggcgcggcgcgtaCATCAGGTCAAAGGACTTCATCGGCAGCTACTCGATAGCCCTGATGAGAGTCAATCAGGCCATGCTGTGTCCCCCGGCCCGCGGGGGTGGAGGGGGGCAGGAGGGCATGAAGGAACCGGAACCGGAACTTGTAAAACGTGCGATCTGA